A portion of the Camelus ferus isolate YT-003-E chromosome 16, BCGSAC_Cfer_1.0, whole genome shotgun sequence genome contains these proteins:
- the LOC116669325 gene encoding LOW QUALITY PROTEIN: voltage-dependent anion-selective channel protein 1-like (The sequence of the model RefSeq protein was modified relative to this genomic sequence to represent the inferred CDS: substituted 1 base at 1 genomic stop codon), translating to MLRGPALGPATHSVPHAAAPAVAAAEPTATASEQKMAVPPTYADLGKSARDVFTKGYGFGLIKLDLKTKSENGLEFTSSGSANTETTKVTGSLETKYRWTEYGLTFMEKWNTDNTLGTEITVEDQLARGLKLTFDSSFSPNTGKKNAKIKTGYKREHINLGCDVDFDIAGPSIRGALVLGYEGWLAGYQMNFETAKSXVTQSNFMVGYKTDEFQLHTNVNDGTEFGGSIYQKVNKKLETAVNLAWTAGNSNTRFGIAAKYQIDPDACFSAKVNNSSLIGLGYTQTLKPGIKLTLSALLDGKNVNAGGHKLGLGLEFQA from the coding sequence ATGTTAAGAGGCCCTGCCCTCGGCCCAGCCACTCACTCCGTTCCTCACGCTGCAGCCCCCGCCGTAGCTGCCGCGGAGCCCACTGCCACCGCTTCTGAGCAGAAGATGGCTGTGCCTCCCACATACGCTGATCTTGGCAAATCTGCCAGGGACGTCTTCACCAAGGGCTATGGATTTGGCTTAATAAAGCttgatttgaaaacaaaatctgagaATGGACTGGAATTTACAAGCTCAGGTTCAGCCAACACGGAGACCACCAAAGTGACAGGCAGTCTGGAAACCAAGTACAGATGGACCGAATATGGTCTGACGTTTATGGAGAaatggaacactgacaacacacTAGGCACGGAAATTACTGTGGAAGATCAGCTTGCACGTGGACTGAAGCTGACCTTCGATTCATCCTTCTCACcaaacactgggaaaaaaaatgctaaaatcaaGACAGGGTACAAACGGGAGCACATCAACCTGGGCTGCGACGTGGATTTCGACATTGCTGGGCCCTCCATCCGGGGTGCTCTGGTGCTGGGCTAtgagggctggctggctggctacCAGATGAACTTTGAGACCGCGAAGTCTTGAGTGACCCAGAGCAACTTTATGGTTGGCTACAAGACCGATGAGTTCCAGCTTCACACTAATGTAAATGATGGGACAGAGTTTGGTGGCTCCATTTATCAGAAGGTGAACAAGAAGTTGGAGACTGCTGTTAACCTCGCCTGGACAGCAGGAAACAGTAACACTCGCTTCGGAATAGCAGCCAAGTACCAGATCGACCCTGATGCCTGCTTCTCGGCTAAAGTGAACAACTCCAGCCTGATAGGTTTAGGATACACTCAGACCCTAAAGCCAGGAATCAAACTGACACTGTCAGCTCTGCTGGATGGCAAGAATGTCAACGCTGGTGGACACAAGCTTGGTCTAGGACTGGAGTTTCAAGCATAA